From a region of the Salvelinus alpinus chromosome 2, SLU_Salpinus.1, whole genome shotgun sequence genome:
- the LOC139568492 gene encoding uncharacterized protein: MVKVPKAGRGVPPSNSRASTVWRGIPKLLSSGPKPVHHLLQMVGARITRMDTNYRESISPVERLAICLRFLATWDSYRTIGFNFRVGRSTVAGIVPSVAQAIWDCLVGEYMPVPKEEDWRAIAAEFLERWNFPNCLGSIDGKHVVIQAPPCSGSQFYNYKGTYSVVLLAVVDAIYCFRVVDVGAYGKGSDGGTLRDSAFGQALQDGTLDIPPPASLPGAEDLGHVPHIFVSDETFPLRPNLMRPYAGRQLPLPKPVRIFNKRLSRARLVVECAFGILAARWRMYRSAWSQPLKCRCLREGHMCSPQLPAEVIPGAAPDGDGHAKWSPS; this comes from the exons ATGGTTAAAGTCCCGAAAGCAGGCAGGGGAGTTCCACCGTCTAATTCAAGAGCTTCGACTGTTTGGAGAGGAATTCCGAAGTTACTTTCGTCTGGACCGAAGCCAGTTCATCACCTGCTCCAGATGGTTGGAGCCAGGATCACCCGGATGGATACCAACTACCGGGAGTCCATCAGCCCAGTTGAACGCCTGGCGATTTGTCTCCG attcttggcGACATGGGACTCCTACAGGACCATAGGATTCAACTTCCGAGTTGGACGGTCCACGGTGGCAGGCATTGTCCCCTCTGTGGCACAAGCCATTTGGGACTGTCTGGTTGGTGAATACATGCCTGTCCCCAAGGAGGAAGACTGGAGGGCCATCGCTGCCGAGTTCCTAGAGAGGTGGAATTTCCCCAACTGTCTTGGCTCCATTGACGGGAAACATGTAGTAATCCAGGCTCCACCGTGCTCAGGTTCGCAATTCTACAACTACAAGGGTACATATTCAGTTGTACTCTTGGCTGTAGTAGATGCCATCTACTGTTTCCGTGTTGTCGATGTTGGTGCTTACGGCAAGGGAAGTGATGGCGGGACCCTCCGGGACTCTGCCTTTGGCCAGGCACTTCAGGATGGCACCCTGGATATTCCACCACCTGCATCACTCCCTGGGGCTGAAGACCTGGGACATGTTCCCCACATCTTCGTCAGCGATGAGACCTTCCCTTTAAGACCCAACCTCATGAGGCCCTACGCTGGACGCCAGCTGCCATTGCCAAAGCCTGTAAGGATCTTTAACAAACGACTGTCCAGGGCAAGGTTAGTTGTTGAATGCGCCTTTGGGATTCTGGCAGCCCGGTGGAGAATGTATCGGAGTGCTTGGTCTCAGCCCCTCAAATGTCGATGCCTGCGTGAAGGCCACATGTGTTCTCCACAACTACCTGCAGAGGTCATTCCAGGAGCCGCTCCGGATGGAGATGGGCACGCCAAATGGTCACCTTCCTGA
- the LOC139568493 gene encoding uncharacterized protein: MTCTLLVFCDMEFLERTQGDSIEFYCIAEFNASKPIGVYLKRKWLQPNREVLFMFTEQNPVFHPDVKERIHATGDPSTHRINVTLSQLKGTDTDIYYCEFVFPDASSLDQKIPSKMELFLYVVDAEDAPDSKMDVGLIETCAGGSAVLPCLAPYGSPSAMEGVCLKRRCGRAPVEVLFHSKRPFSSASFPPEERLHLGTGLGGLAYNLTLLKMQPEESAFYSCELLLPGRPDNSARLGRHVYFVSVQDVTCSCAGYAPLLYALSAAVGLLLIFLMALGVAHYGKTRGDRVKPQPHQVSIYEEMVGVRPPNRNGKVSPSYHPRPPFHLEEKDASAYDTPPLRSRQENHYERPEGVPLVSETVGEM, encoded by the exons ATGACATGTACTCTGTTGG TGTTCTGTGATATGGAATTCCTGGAGAGAACGCAGGGTGACTCTATAGAGTTCTACTGTATCGCTGAGTTCAATGCCTCCAAGCCCATTGGGGTCTACCTGAAACGCAAGTGGCTGCAGCCCAACAGAGAGGTCCTGTTCATGTTTACTGAACAAAACCCTGTGTTTCACCCTGATGTCAAAGAGCGTATCCATGCCACGGGAGACCCGAGTACTCACCGGATCAATGTGACCCTCAGCCAGCTGAAGGGAACAGACACAGACATCTACTACTGTGAGTTTGTCTTCCCCGATGCCTCCAGCTTAGATCAAAAGATTCCAAGCAAGATGGAGTTATTTCTGTACGTCGTCGATGCTG AAGATGCCCCAGACAGCAAGATGGACGTAGGCCTAATAGAGACGTGCGCCGGGgggtcagctgtcctcccctgcCTCGCCCCCTACGGTTCCCCCTCGGCCATGGAAGGGGTATGCCTGAAGAGGCGGTGTGGCCGGGCTCCAGTGGAGGTGCTGTTCCACTCAAAGCGCCCCTTTTCCTCCGCATCGTTCCCCCCAGAAGAGAGGCTTCACCTGGGCACGGGGCTGGGCGGCCTGGCCTACAACCTCACCCTGCTAAAGATGCAGCCGGAAGAGAGCGCCTTTTACAGCTGTGAGCTACTGCTCCCCGGCAGGCCCGACAACAGTGCCAGGCTAGGGAGACACGTGTACTTTGTGTCTGTGCAAG ATGTTACTTGTAGCTGTGCAGGTTATGCTCCACTGCTCTATGCCCTTTCTGCTGCTGTGGGGCTGCTACTCATCTTCCTTATGGCCCTGGGAGTGGCTCATTAT GGTAAGACCCGAGGCGACCGTGTCAAACCGCAGCCCCACCAGGTCTCCATCTACGAGGAGATGGTCGGGGTGCGGCCCCCCAACCGGAATGGAAAAGTGTCCCCCTCTTACCACCCGAGGCCCCCCTTTCATCTGGAGGAAAAGGATGCTTCCGCCTATGACACCCCCCCTCTGAGGTCTCGACAGGAAAACCACTATGAGAGGCCTGAAGGGGTACCGCTAGTATCTGAAACTGTTGGGGAGATGTGA